A single window of Alosa alosa isolate M-15738 ecotype Scorff River chromosome 11, AALO_Geno_1.1, whole genome shotgun sequence DNA harbors:
- the atp2b1b gene encoding LOW QUALITY PROTEIN: plasma membrane calcium-transporting ATPase 1b (The sequence of the model RefSeq protein was modified relative to this genomic sequence to represent the inferred CDS: inserted 2 bases in 1 codon), with amino-acid sequence MAKNSYRGSKHAKAAEANHDVDFGCSLKELRSLMELRGPEGLQRVQETYGDVHGLCSRLKTSPVDGLTGNTEDINRRIEEFGKNFIPPKKPKTFLQLVWEALQDVTLIILEVAAIISLGLSFYRPPDAEREHCGKAAGGVEDEGEADAGWIEGAAILLSVCVVVLVTAFNDWSKEKQFRGLQSRIEQEQRFTVVRGGQVIQILVADIIVGDIAQIKYGDLLPADGVLIQGNDLKIDESSLTGESDHVKKTLDKDPMLLSGTHVMEGSGKMVVTAVGVNSQTGIIFTLLGAGDDDDDDDDDEEKARKKKEKEEKKKEKERKKKEKKDKKSKKNEGGERKKGKDGVEMQPLNSDDGAEAEEKKKANLPKKEKSVLQGKLTKLAVQIGKAGLLMSAVTVIILVVLFVVDTFWVQGLPWIKDCTPIYIQFVVKFFIIGVTVLVVAVPEGLPLAVTISLAYSVKKMMKDNNLVRHLDACETMGNATAICSDKTGTLTMNRMTVVQINIADRHYRKVPEPDLIPGKIMDLLITGIGINCAYTTKIMSPEKEGGLPRQVGNKTECALLGLVMDLRRDYQAVRNEYPEEKLYKVYTFNSVRKSMSTIIRKYDGGYRMFSKGASEILLKKCCRVLTGTGEAKAFKPRDRDDMMQQVIEPMASEGLRTICLAYRDFPTSDGEPDWDNETDILTALTCICVVGIEDPVRPEVPDAIKKCQRAGITVRMVTGDNINTARAIASKCGILHPGDDFLCIEGKEFNRRIRNELGEIEQERIDKIWPKLRVLARSSPTDKHTLVKGIIDSTVLEQRQVVAVTGDGTNDGPALKKADVGFAMGIAGTDVAKEASDIILTDDNFSSIVKAVMWGRNVYDSISKFLQFQLTVNVVAVIVAFTGACITQDSPLKAVQMLWVNLIMDTFASLALATEPPTEALLLRKPYGRNKPLISRTMMKNILGHAVYQLTIIFTLLFAGEQIFDIDNGRNAPLHAPPSEHYTIVFNTFVMMQLFNEINARKIHGERNVFEGIFNNMIFCSIVFGTFVIQIVIVQFGGKPFSCVRLSVEQWLWCVFLGFGCLLWGQVISTIPTSRLKFLMTAGHGTQKDDIPEEELEELEDQDEIDHAEMEMRRGQVLWCRGLNRIQTQIRVVNAFRDNMSPYEGLETPESRSSIHNFMTTPDFRIEDSEPQIPLIDDITLEEDSAPTKRNAVXLPLPKLPTSPNQNNNATERLPHLYKDAAVPPTPGSPLHSLETSL; translated from the exons ATGGCCAAAAACTCATATCGGGGATCAAAGCATGCCAAGGCGGCGGAGGCCAACCATGACGTGGATTTTGGCTGCTCGCTCAAGGAGCTGCGCTCTCTCATGGAACTCAGAGGGCCGGAGGGCTTGCAGAGGGTCCAGGAGACCTACGGAGATGTGCACGGACTCTGCAGCCGCTTGAAAACCTCCCCCGTAGATG GGTTAACTGGAAATACGGAGGATATCAATAGAAGAATAGAAGAATTTGGGAAGAACTTCATACCTCCTAAAAAGCCAAAAACGTTCCTTCAGTTAGTATGGGAAGCATTGCAAGATGTGACTTTAATTATTCTAGAAGTGGCAGCCATCATTTCACTAGGCCTTTCATTCTATCGACCTCCTGATGCAGAAAGAGAAC ATTGTGGGAAGGCGGCCGGAGGGGTCGAGGACGAGGGGGAGGCCGATGCAGGCTGGATCGAGGGGGCCGCCATCCTCCTGTCCGTctgtgtggtggtgctggtgaccGCCTTCAACGACTGGAGCAAAGAGAAGCAGTTTCGCGGCCTCCAGAGCCGCATCGAGCAGGAACAGCGCTTCACGGTCGTCCGGGGAGGACAGGTCATCCAGATCCTAGTGGCTGACATCATAGTCGGCGACATAGCACAAATCAAATACG GTGACCTGCTTCCTGCGGACGGAGTGCTAATCCAGGGCAACGATCTGAAGATCGATGAAAGCTCTCTTACTGGAGAATCAGACCATGTGAAGAAGACACTCGATAAAGACCCCATGTTGCTCTCAG GCACCCATGTCATGGAGGGCTCAGGGAAAATGGTTGTGACAGCTGTGGGTGTCAACTCCCAAACAGGCATCATTTTCACCCTGCTCGGGGcaggagatgatgatgatgatgatgacgatgacgaGGAGAAGGcgaggaaaaagaaagagaaagaagagaaaaagaaggaaaaagagaggaaaaagaaggagaagaaagataagaaaa GCAAAAAGAATGAAGgtggggagaggaagaaag GTAAGGATGGTGTTGAGATGCAACCCCTCAACAGTGACGATGGAGCAGAAGccgaggagaaaaagaaagccaaCCTACCAAAGAAAGAGAAGTCTGTGCTACAAGGGAAACTAACCAAATTAGCAGTACAAATCGGCAAAGCGG gcCTTTTGATGTCAGCCGTCACGGTCATCATCCTAGTGGTGCTCTTCGTGGTGGACACCTTCTGGGTCCAGGGCCTGCCGTGGATCAAAGACTGCACTCCCATCTATATTCAGTTTGTGGTCAAGTTCTTCATCATCGGCGTCACTGTGCTGGTGGTGGCCGTGCCTGAAGGACTCCCACTAGCCGTCACCATCTCACTGGCCTACTCTGTCAAA AAAATGATGAAGGATAATAATCTTGTGAGACATTTGGATGCCTGCGAAACCATGGGCAATGCCACTGCTATATGCTCGGACAAGACTGGAACCTTGACCATGAACAGGATGACAGTGGTGCAGATTAATATTGCAGACAGACATTACAGAAAGGTCCCAGAGCCAGATCTCATTCCTGGAAAAATCATGGACCTACTCATAACAGGCATCGGCATCAACTGTGCATATACCACCAAAATTATG TCTCCTGAGAAGGAGGGCGGATTACCGCGCCAAGTGGGCAACAAGACCGAATGTGCCTTGCTGGGGCTCGTCATGGACCTGCGACGAGACTACCAGGCCGTCCGGAACGAGTACCCCGAGGAGAAGCTCTACAAAGTCTACACTTTCAACTCCGTCCGCAAGTCCATGAGCACCATCATTAGGAAATATGACGGAGGATACCGCATGTTTAGCAAGGGAGCGTCGGAAATCCTTCTGAAAAA GTGTTGCAGAGTGTTGACAGGCACAGGTGAGGCCAAAGCGTTCAAGCCCAGGGACCGAGACGACATGATGCAGCAGGTCATCGAGCCCATGGCGTCCGAAGGCCTGCGCACCATCTGCCTGGCCTACAGGGACTTCCCCACCTCGGACGGAGAGCCCGACTGGGACAACGAGACCGACATCCTCACTGCCCTCACCTGCATCTGTGTAGTGGGCATCGAGGACCCAGTGAGGCCAGAG GTCCCTGACGCCATTAAGAAGTGTCAGCGAGCTGGTATCACCGTGCGCATGGTGACCGGGGACAACATCAACACTGCGCGGGCCATCGCCAGCAAGTGTGGCATCCTGCATCCAGGAGACGACTTCCTGTGCATTGAGGGCAAAGAATTTAACAGGCGGATTCGGAATGAATTAGGGGAG ATCGAGCAGGAGCGCATTGATAAGATATGGCCGAAGCTACGAGTACTGGCCAGGTCCTCACccacagataaacacactctTGTTAAGG GTATAATTGATAGCACAGTTCTTGAGCAAAGGCAAGTTGTGGCTGTAACAGGAGATGGAACCAATGATGGCCCTGCACTGAAAAAAGCTGATGTTGGATTTGCAATG GGCATTGCTGGAACAGACGTGGCCAAAGAAGCCTCGGACATCATTTTGACAGATGATAACTTCTCCAGTATCGTCAAGGCTGTGATGTGGGGGAGGAACGTCTATGACAGCATCTCCAAATTCCTGCAGTTCCAGCTCACAGTCAATGTGGTGGCTGTGATAGTAGCCTTCACAGGAGCCTGCATCACACAG GATTCCCCACTGAAGGCCGTCCAGATGCTGTGGGTCAACCTCATCATGGACACGTTTGCCTCTCTGGCTCTGGCCACTGAGCCGCCCACGGAAGCCCTGCTGCTGAGGAAGCCGTACGGCCGCAACAAGCCTCTGATCTCCCGCACCATGATGAAGAACATCCTGGGCCACGCTGTCTACCAGCTCACCATCATCTTCACTCTGCTGTTTGCTG GTGAGCAGATCTTTGACATCGACAACGGCCGAAACGCTCCCCTACATGCGCCACCCTCAGAACACTACACCATTGTGTTCAACACCTTCGTCATGATGCAGCTCTTCAACGAGATAAATGCCCGCAAGATCCATGGCGAACGCAACGTCTTTGAAGGAATATTCAACAATATGATCTTCTGCTCCATCGTCTTTGGCACATTTGTCATCCAG ATTGTGATAGTGCAGTTTGGAGGGAAGCCGTTCAGCTGTGTGCGCCTGAGTGTAGAGCAGTGGCTGTGGTGTGTCTTCCTGGGCTTTGGTTGCCTCCTCTGGGGTCAG GTGATATCCACCATTCCCACGAGTCGGTTGAAGTTCCTGATGACGGCAGGCCACGGCACACAGAAGGATGATATTCCTGAGGAGGAGTTGGAGGAACTGGAGGACCAGGATGAGATTGACCACGCCGAGATGGAAATGCGGCGAGGTCAAGTGCTGTGGTGCAGAGGCCTGAACAGAATCCAGACCCAG ATCCGTGTTGTCAACGCATTCCGTGACAATATGTCTCCATATGAGGGTCTGGAGACTCCAGAGTCCCGCAGCTCCATCCACAACTTCATGACCACCCCCGACTTCCGCATCGAGGACTCGGAGCCTCAGATCCCACTGATCGACGACATCACCCTGGAGGAGGACTCCGCTCCGACCAAGCGCAACGCTGT CCTCCCCTTGCCCAAGCTGCCCACCTCACCCAACCAGAACAATAACGCCACAGAGCGGCTACCGCACCTCTACAAGGACGCTGCCGTCCCCCCGACACCTGGCAGTCCCTTGCACAGCCTCGAGACTTCACTCTGA